The Gorilla gorilla gorilla isolate KB3781 chromosome 23, NHGRI_mGorGor1-v2.1_pri, whole genome shotgun sequence genomic interval AAGTgatctaggccgggcgcagtggttcacacctgtaatcccagcactttgggaagtcaaggcaggcggatcacctgaggtcaggagttcaagaccagcctggctaacatggcaaaatgttgtctctacttaaaatacaaaaattagccggatgtggtagtgtatgcctctaatcccagctactcgggaggctgacgcaggagaatcaccagaacgtgggaggtagaggctgcagtgagctgagatcgtgccactgcactccagcctgggcaacagaacaacactgtctcaaaataaataaataaataaaataaaaggggatttaattttaaaaattaaataatatataaaaataaaaagtgatctGAGAAATATTGTACCATATTGGGCTCATATCTGGCCCAGCAGCACAGTTCTAGAAATTTAAGACAAATTCTGAGGTTGGTATAGAAATACTTACCAGTCAAAAGCACAGCCTAAGGCCTTCACACACCATAAAATCAGTGAAACTAATTGCGGTTCTTCAGCATCTGCGGAGCATTGGCTACCAGTAAGGAGAAAGTTGGGGATGCAGATAATCAGTGCACCCTGAGGTGACAGTTAATTCCACTAGCATACCATTTCACAGGAGATGTTATGGCATTCTACTTCATCCCCCTACTCTGAGAATGCTGAAACTGGCTGGAAATTTCAACAGTTAGCCAAATGTCAAATGTCCTTTGAAGAACTTTAATAAAATCTGGATCCTCCAAAATCCCCTGCGTAGAAAGATCTTGGAACTCCTCTGAGCCAACATACACAGACCCAATCACATGTTATCCACACATTTTCCAAGTAGACAAATATTCTctgaaacatcttctgataacttctttcacaaagacaaaaaatatgttAAGGTGCATTCCACCTAGGTCAGAATAATACACTTTCTGATCTGAAGCACAGAACAGCAAGTGGGATTTCAAAAAAGAGCGTACTCTGAgcaacttttatgctctgttgaaggcagaggctggaagcTAAAAGACAGGCTTTTAAAAGCCAGCTAAGGTACAGTCTGCATTTCTCAGAAAAGTTGCCTATGGCTAAAACAGAGCACAAAATGagagataaaaaagcaaaaccacaaaCCCCTGTACTGTCTGACCCAGGAGTCCTcacttaacagatgaggaaattaccAGGGAAAGTAACTTGCCCTGGGCTGCAGTTTACTTGGCGTCAAAGCTGTAAGCAGATTCCTGGTCTCCCAGGTCGGAATTCAGTGTAGTTTCCCCATCCACCAAACTGCCACCCCACGGAAGATGCTGTATAAAACTCTTCACTCTTCACTGAGGCTGTTAACATAAGGGTCCAATTATCATTCAAAGATCAGCCTGTTAGATAATAGCTCGAAAATTCCATCCATTTTACAGCAGTTACCAGAAACATCTAATCTTcgaggaaaaaaaagcaaaaaggaaaaggggGAAATCCTAATTTTGACCTGACCCCTAAGGTCAAACTAAAGGATTGAATACAGACCAGCAGACCGTATTGGTATCCGCAACCACAAAAACAGACAATAATCCCACCCACAAGCAGAGAAAGACGGCCGCTCCTCGGCACCGCCCCCCAACTCACTaaattccactcccattctggCGTCCAGAGGACAGTGCACCTCCCGCCGTAGCCTGAGAGGGATCGGCCCGATTGGCCACGCTCCTTCAAACCACCACTTTCCCCCGAAAAAGGGACGAAAGCCTCAGGTCCCCAAACGAGCGCTCCCTCGCCCAGAGACCCCGGCTTGCACACCCCGCCCTGTTCCCCGCGGCGCGGGAGGAGAGGCCGCCCCACACAGGAAGTGTGTCCTGCGCCGGGACCTTGCGCCCAGCCCGCCGGTACCTGCCCTCCGCCCCCAACAGGCGAGAAGCAGCCGCGTCCACATGGCTTCAGGTGTTCACATGGCAGTAAACGGGCCCCTGCTCTCCTGGGCGCCCCAGCGCGGCGCCCTCCCGCCCACAT includes:
- the LOC101145100 gene encoding uncharacterized protein; translated protein: MENRKEDTDPDLEIEPERDRPDWPRSFKPPLSPEKGTKASGPQTSAPSPRDPGLHTPPCSPRRGRRGRPTQEVCPAPGPCAQPAGTCPPPPTGEKQPRPHGFRCSHGSKRAPALLGAPARRPPAHIPAQPRWPRLQPVAKRRARPVPPGLPGAPKQAALTPGRRPLTPAAFAPKASRDQQVPSLRTLGPAPAPKPRRIPGPAQDTSAL